Proteins co-encoded in one Diaminobutyricimonas sp. LJ205 genomic window:
- the fbaA gene encoding class II fructose-bisphosphate aldolase, with protein MPIATPDQYAEMLDKAKTRGFAYPAINVSSSQTINAVLQGLSEAESDGIIQITTGGADYVAGQSVKARASGALAFAAFATEVAKNYPVTVALHTDHCPKDALDGFVMPLIEASESEVKSGRNPIFQSHMWDGSAVPLKENIEIAQDLLPRMKSIGAVLEVEVGVVGGEEDGVSHDINEHLYTTLEDAIQIVDALGLGEQGRYMAALTFGNVHGVYKPGNVKLRPSLLKEIQDGLQQKYGTGPKPLDLVFHGGSGSSDAEIAEAVANGVIKMNIDTDTQYAFTRSITDYMLKNYDGVLKVDGEVGNKKLYDPRAWGKVAERDMAARVVEATKQLGSAGHSGN; from the coding sequence ATGCCAATCGCGACCCCTGATCAGTACGCCGAAATGTTGGACAAGGCCAAGACCCGCGGTTTTGCCTATCCGGCGATCAACGTTTCCTCGTCGCAGACGATCAACGCCGTGCTGCAGGGCCTGTCCGAGGCAGAGTCCGACGGCATCATTCAGATCACGACCGGCGGTGCCGACTATGTGGCCGGCCAGAGCGTCAAGGCCCGCGCATCCGGCGCCCTCGCCTTCGCCGCGTTCGCCACCGAGGTCGCTAAGAACTACCCGGTGACGGTTGCGTTGCACACCGATCACTGCCCGAAGGACGCCCTCGACGGCTTCGTGATGCCGCTGATCGAGGCGTCGGAGTCCGAGGTCAAATCCGGCCGCAACCCGATCTTCCAGTCCCACATGTGGGATGGCTCTGCGGTTCCGCTGAAGGAAAACATCGAGATCGCCCAGGACCTGCTGCCGCGGATGAAGTCGATCGGCGCGGTGCTCGAGGTCGAGGTCGGCGTCGTCGGCGGTGAAGAAGACGGTGTCAGCCACGACATCAACGAGCACCTGTACACCACGCTCGAGGACGCCATCCAGATCGTCGATGCCCTCGGTCTCGGCGAGCAGGGCCGGTACATGGCCGCGCTTACCTTCGGCAACGTGCACGGCGTCTACAAGCCGGGCAACGTGAAGCTGCGTCCCTCGCTGCTCAAGGAGATCCAGGACGGCCTGCAGCAGAAGTACGGCACCGGTCCCAAGCCGCTGGACCTCGTCTTCCACGGCGGATCCGGGTCATCGGATGCCGAGATCGCCGAAGCCGTGGCCAATGGCGTCATCAAGATGAACATCGACACCGACACGCAGTACGCCTTCACCCGCTCGATCACCGACTACATGCTGAAGAACTACGACGGCGTGCTCAAGGTCGACGGCGAGGTGGGCAACAAGAAGCTCTACGACCCGCGCGCGTGGGGCAAGGTCGCCGAACGCGACATGGCTGCCCGCGTTGTCGAGGCGACGAAGCAGCTGGGCTCGGCCGGGCACTCCGGCAACTAA